The window TATCGACGGGTCGTTCAGCCGTTCGGAACGACCCCTGACTGCCGCAGTTGCGAGAGTAATTGGGTGCGAAGGCGCTCCAGTCCATCATTGTCATGCGCCTCCAGCCTGGCCACCAGTTCGGCCTGCGTATTGGACGCCCGCAGGAGCCACCAGCCAGAATCGGAAGCGACGCGCGCACCGTCCGTTTCATCGACGCGCGCACCCTCCACGCGCAGGCGGGACAGAATCTCCTCCACGATTCCGAACTTGCGGCTTTCCTCAACGCGAAAGCGCAGTTCCGGGGTGTTCAGCATGACGGGCATATGGTCGTGAAGGGCAGCGATCGTCTCGCCGGACTCGCTCGCGGCACGGATCAGCCGGATCGCAGCGTAAAGACCGTCGTCGAAGCCATAATAATCGTCCGCGAACATGATGTGGCCCGTCATCTCGCCCCCCAGCGGACTGCCAACTTCCTTCATCTTGGATTTGATGTGGCTGTGCCCGGTCTTCCACATGAGCGGTCGGCCGCCAAGCGCGGCGACATGGTCGAACAGCGCCTGGCTGGACTTCACATCGGCAACGATCGTCGCGCCGGGCCGGTTTTTCAGGACCAGTTCGGCGAACAGACCGAGCAGCTGGTCGCCCTGGATAATCCGCCCCCTGCCATCGATCACCCCAATACGGTCGCCGTCGCCGTCGAAAGCCACTCCGAAATGGAGATTGTTTGAAAGGACAAGGGCGCGCAGATCCTGCAGATTCGCCTCGATCGTGGGGTCGGGGTGATGATGGGGAAAATTACCGTCTATTTCGGTGAAGAGCGTATGATGCTCACCCGGCAACAACTGGACGAGCTTGTCGATCACAGGGCCAGCCGCGCCATTGCCAGCGTCCCATCCGATGCGGCAGGGCGCACCTGCAAACCCTTGCAGCAGCCGGGCGACATAGCCGTCCATGATGTCGATGCTCTCGACCCTTCCGCTGCCTTCTTCCCAATCGCCGTCCGCCGCGATGCTGCCGAGCCGGGTAATGTCCGCGCCAAAAAAGGGTTCATGCGCCAATACCAGCTTGAAGCCATTGTGATCGGCGGGATTATGGCTGCCGGTTATCTGAATGCCGCCATCGACGTCCAGAACCGCCTCGGCATAATAGAGCATTGGCGTGGGGCCGATGCCGATGCGCAGCACATCCACGCCGCTTTGGGCAAGGCCGTCGGCGAGCGCGGATTCGAGGCGAGGCGAACTCAGCCGACCGTCGCGGCCGATCACCACCCTTGATCCGCCGCGCCGCCTGACCAGCGTGCCGAAGCTGCGGCCGACGGCATGGGCATCGCGCTCGTACAGCGTGTCGCCGAATACGCCGCGCATGTCATATTCGCGCAGCAGCGAGGGGTGGAAGCGGTGGGCCATCGACATGCCCCCTTCTATCGCATCAGCCCCGGCCTGACGCGTCCTTTTCCGCTGCCTGGGCCAGCAGCAGGTCGCGGGCGGCGTTGATTTCCGCCGCCAGTGCTTCGATCCCGCCACGGTCGGGATGGACCGAGGCGATCAGACGCCGGTGCGCCGCGCGAATCGCATTCGCGTCGGCATCTGGCCCAACGCCCAGCAGCGCGCGCGCTCTTTCGAGGCTGAGGGCCTCAGGCGATGGCGGTTTCGAACGCACGGCCTTTGGCTTCTTCTTTGCCTGATTGAAGAAGAAGTAGGCCGCTCCCATCAGCAAGGGCGCGGCCGCGATCGGTTTGCCCTTGGCCGCCATCACCGCGCCAACCAGCGCGGCGCCCAGCACCATTCCGTCCTTCACGCTCATGCGCTGCAACCGTCCCGTCCAGATGAGCCAGGCCGCAAGCCCGAGAAACAGAATGGCGAACAGGCCCACCTAGGCCGCGCCGAGCAGATCGAACGACGCCGTTTCCTCCCGGGCTGGCAAGGAAAGCCCAGACACCATTTCGCGCAGTTCCTGGCGGGCGGCGATATGGCTGACGCCCAGGTCGCCCAGATGCCCCTTGTCCAGCAGGGTGAGGCCCGAGGGGAAAAGCTCACGGAAGATGACGCGTTCCGAGAGGCCCGGAATCACGCGGAATCCGACGCGGCGGGACAGTTCCATCAGGGCGTCGCCCACGCGCTTCTTGTTGCGGGCGTCATGATGCTGGACGCGGTTGCGCAGGACGACCCAGTCGATCGAGACGCCGTCGGCCTTTGCCCGCGTCTTGCGCGCTTCGAAGATGAGTTCGGAATAAAAGGACAGGCGGCGCACCTTGAAGGTTTCGGCGTCCACCTGGCCGATCAGGTCGAAATCGACGAAACTGTCGTTCATCGGCGTCACCAGCGTATGCGCGCGGGCGGCCATGTGGCGGGCGAACACATCGTCGCGGCCGGGCGTATCGACGACCAGAAAATCCTTGCCCTGCGCAAGCGCTGCGGTCTGTTCCTCCAGCGCCTCTACCGTATCGCCCTGAAACACGGCGAAATCGGGCGCGGGCAGGTCTATGCCGCGACGCCGGGCGGTTTCGGCGCGGTTTTCCATGTAGCGGGTGACAGTGCGCTGGCGCGGGTCGAGATCGATCATGCCGACCCTGTGCCCCAGCGCCGTCAACGCGATGGCGGTGTGAACCGCCGTCGTGGATTTGCCGGTCCCGCCCTTTTCATTGGCGAAGACGATATGATGCGCGTGGGCATTCGGACCCATTGATACCCCCGTTATTATCGCAACGATTCTTGACCCTGTTGCCCGGTCATGGCTTTAGCGGGATATTCCCATTGACCGCTGCCTTATCGGAGCCATCCGTCCCGTGCAAACCCTGCGTGACTTGTCCACCCTGCGATCCGCGATTGACGCCCTGAAAAGCGACGGACGGCCTGTCGCGCTGGTGCCCACCATGGGCGCGCTGCATGAAGGCCATATGGCGCTGGTGGAGGAGGCGCGGCGACATGCCGGGCATGTGGTGGTGTCGATCTTCGTCAATCCGCGCCAGTTCGGGGCGAACGAGGATCTGGACAGCTATCCGCGCCGCGAGGCCAAGGACGCGCAGATGTTACAGACGGCGGGCGTCGACATATTGTGGGCGCCCACGCCCGAGGTCAT of the Sphingobium herbicidovorans genome contains:
- the pgmG gene encoding phosphoglucomutase/phosphomannomutase PgmG, translating into MAHRFHPSLLREYDMRGVFGDTLYERDAHAVGRSFGTLVRRRGGSRVVIGRDGRLSSPRLESALADGLAQSGVDVLRIGIGPTPMLYYAEAVLDVDGGIQITGSHNPADHNGFKLVLAHEPFFGADITRLGSIAADGDWEEGSGRVESIDIMDGYVARLLQGFAGAPCRIGWDAGNGAAGPVIDKLVQLLPGEHHTLFTEIDGNFPHHHPDPTIEANLQDLRALVLSNNLHFGVAFDGDGDRIGVIDGRGRIIQGDQLLGLFAELVLKNRPGATIVADVKSSQALFDHVAALGGRPLMWKTGHSHIKSKMKEVGSPLGGEMTGHIMFADDYYGFDDGLYAAIRLIRAASESGETIAALHDHMPVMLNTPELRFRVEESRKFGIVEEILSRLRVEGARVDETDGARVASDSGWWLLRASNTQAELVARLEAHDNDGLERLRTQLLSQLRQSGVVPNG
- a CDS encoding division plane positioning ATPase MipZ: MGPNAHAHHIVFANEKGGTGKSTTAVHTAIALTALGHRVGMIDLDPRQRTVTRYMENRAETARRRGIDLPAPDFAVFQGDTVEALEEQTAALAQGKDFLVVDTPGRDDVFARHMAARAHTLVTPMNDSFVDFDLIGQVDAETFKVRRLSFYSELIFEARKTRAKADGVSIDWVVLRNRVQHHDARNKKRVGDALMELSRRVGFRVIPGLSERVIFRELFPSGLTLLDKGHLGDLGVSHIAARQELREMVSGLSLPAREETASFDLLGAA
- a CDS encoding J domain-containing protein, which encodes MGLFAILFLGLAAWLIWTGRLQRMSVKDGMVLGAALVGAVMAAKGKPIAAAPLLMGAAYFFFNQAKKKPKAVRSKPPSPEALSLERARALLGVGPDADANAIRAAHRRLIASVHPDRGGIEALAAEINAARDLLLAQAAEKDASGRG